A genomic segment from Streptomyces sp. NBC_01233 encodes:
- a CDS encoding IS607 family transposase: MNLKEWAKAQGVHPQTAYRWFREGALPVPAERVGPRTILVNVEANSSASVTGGVGLYARVSSHGQRQDLERQVARLTEWAAEAGHRVVRVESEIASGMNGSRAKARRLLADPAVTTVVVEHKDRLGRMNVELIEAALSATGRRLVVLDKGEVEDDPVRDMVEVLTSFCARLYGRRSAKNRAEKALEAAAAHD; encoded by the coding sequence ATGAACCTCAAGGAGTGGGCGAAGGCGCAGGGTGTGCATCCGCAGACCGCGTATCGCTGGTTCCGTGAGGGCGCGTTGCCGGTCCCTGCGGAACGAGTGGGGCCCCGCACGATCCTGGTCAACGTCGAGGCGAACTCGTCAGCGTCCGTGACGGGTGGCGTGGGCCTGTATGCCCGCGTTTCTTCCCACGGTCAGAGGCAGGATCTGGAACGTCAGGTCGCCCGGCTGACCGAGTGGGCCGCGGAGGCCGGGCACCGAGTGGTGCGGGTCGAATCCGAGATCGCTTCGGGCATGAACGGCAGCCGGGCAAAGGCGCGTCGTCTGCTGGCCGACCCGGCGGTGACCACTGTGGTGGTCGAGCACAAAGACCGCCTCGGCCGGATGAACGTCGAACTCATCGAAGCCGCCCTGTCCGCGACCGGCCGCCGCCTGGTGGTCCTGGACAAGGGCGAAGTCGAGGACGACCCGGTACGGGACATGGTTGAGGTTCTGACCTCTTTCTGTGCCCGCCTGTACGGCCGCCGCTCTGCGAAGAACCGGGCGGAGAAGGCTCTGGAAGCGGCGGCAGCCCATGACTGA